GCGTTTGAAGAGCATGATTTTGTGAAAGGCTTGAATATTTTAATGGCGTTTGTTACCAATGAATTGAGCGGGATTTATTTAGACGCTTGTAAGGATAGCTTGTATTGCGATAGCAAAAACAATAAAAAACGCCAAGCCATTCAAATGGTCTTACTCGCTGTGGCTAGTCAATTGTGCTACTTTTTAGCCCCGATTTTAACGCACACGATTGAAGAGGTTTTAGAGCATAGTCAGGTGCTGTGCGCGTTTTTACAAGCCAAAGATGTGTTTGATTTAAAAGGCATTAGCGTTTCAGAAAAACTCCACCTCAAAGAGTTTAAAAAACCAGAAAATTTTGAAGCCGTTTTAGCCTTGCGTTCTGCCTTTAATGAAGAGTTAGACCGATTGAAAAAAGAAGGCGTGATCAAAAATTCGTTGGAGTGCGCTATTGAGGTAAAAGAAAAAGCGTTGCGTGAAAATTTGATAGAAGAATTGCTGATGGTGAGCTTTGTGGGGGTTGCAAAAGAAAAATTAAGCGAAACGCCAGCATTCACGCTCTTTAAAGCCCCTTTTTATAAATGCCCCAGGTGTTGGCGTTTCAAAAGCGAGTTAGAAAACACCCCTTGCAAGCGCTGCGAAGAGGTTTTAAAAGAGCGATGATAAAAGGATAGGGCTTTTGGAAACTTTACAAACCCATAGAGTTTTACAAGCCCTAATCGGCCATTTTACCCCTTTTTTAGAAAGCGGGATCACAGAGCTTATCATCAATACCGAGCAGGAGCTTTGGCTTTATAAAATCAATAACACCCGAGAAAAAAGAGGGCATGTGCTTTTTGATAAGGCGTTTTTGCTGAGATTTTGCGAGCAATTGGCCAGTTTTAGGGGGTTGTTTTTTGATGAAGAACACCCCACTTTAAATTGCTCTATCCCTTTCACGCGCTATAGGGTGAGCGCGAATCACTTCAGCATCACTACCAATAATCAAATCACGCTCAATATCCGTGTGCCTAGGCTTAAGCCCTTAAGTTTAGACGATTTCACTTTCAAAGCAAGCGATCCAAAGGGTTTGAAAGATTTAGCGCTAAAAGGGCATAATATCCTCATTAGCGGGGAGACTTCAAGCGGTAAAACAAGCTTATTGAACGCTCTTTTAGATTGCGTCAATAAAGATGAAAGGGTGGTGAGCGTTGAAGACAGCCAAGAATTGGATTTAAAAGCGTTTAGTAACTGCGTGGGGCTTTTAGTGGGCAAGCAAGAAAACACGCGCTTTAATTATGAAGACGCTCTCAATATGGCCATGCGCTTAAACCCAGACAGGCTCATTGTGGGCGAGATTGACACTAGGAATGCAGCGCTTTTTTTGCGTTTAGGAAACACCGGGCATAAGGGCATGCTCTCAACCATTCACGCTAATAGCGCTCAAAACACTTTAGAAGCCCTTTCGTTGAATTTAAGCATGCGTTATACGCATTCTTTGGATAAGGATTTAATGCGAGCGTATTTTAAGAGCGCGATTGATGTGATCGTGCATGTGAATAGGATCAACAATGAGCGCCAAATCGCTGAAGTCTTATGGACTAAAGAGCTTAAATGCCCCTAAAATCCTTAAAAAACCGCTTGAATCAGCATTTTGATCTATCGCCTCGCTACGGGAGCGTGAAAAAAATCATGCCCAATATCGTTTATGCGGATGGCTTTAACCCGTCTGTGGGCGATGTGGTGAAGATTGAAAAAAGCGATGGCGCTGAATGCGTGGGAATGGTGGTGGTGGCAGAAAAAGAGCAATTTGGTTTCACGCCCTTTAATTTTATAGAGGGGGCTAGGGCTGGCGATAAGGTGCTGTTTTTAAAAGAGGGGTTGAATTTCCCTGTGGGCCGTAATCTTTTAGGGAGGGTGCTTAACCCTTTGGGGCAAGTCATTGACAATAAGGGGACGCTAGATTATGAACGATTAGCGCCTGTCATTACAACGCCTATAGCCCCTTTAAAGAGAGGCTTGATTGATGAGGTTTTTAGCGTGGGGGTGAAGAGCATTGATGGGCTTTTGACTTGCGGTAAGGGGCAAAAACTGGGCATTTTTGCCGGCTCTGGGGTGGGTAAATCCACGCTAATGGGCATGATCACTAGGGGTTGCTTAGCGCCGATTAAAGTGATCGCTTTGATTGGGGAAAGGGGCAGAGAAATCCCTGAATTTATAGAGAAAAACTTGAAAGGGGATTTAAGCTCTTGCGTGTTGGTGGTCGCTACGAGCGATGATAGCCCTTTAATGCGCAAATACGGGGCTTTTTGCGCGATGAGTGTGGCGGAGTATTTTAAAAACCAAGGGCTAGACGTGTTATTCATCATGGATTCAGTGACTCGTTTCGCTATGGCTCAAAGAGAAATCGGTTTAGCCTTAGGCGAACCGCCCACTTCCAAAGGCTACCCCCCATCCGCGCTTTCTTTATTGCCTCAATTAATGGAGAGAGCGGGTAAGGAAGAAAATAAGGGGAGCATTACGGCTTTTTTTAGCGTGCTAGTAGAGGGCGATGATTTGAGCGATCCCATAGCCGATCAGGCTAGGAGTATTTTAGATGGGCATATTGTCTTAAGCAGGGAATTAACCGATTATGGGATCTACCCGCCTATCAATATTTTAAACTCCGCATCAAGGGTGGCTAAAGACATCATCAGCGAGTCTCAAAACCTTTATGCGAGAAAATTCCGCCGTTTGTATGCGTTATTGAAAGAAAATGAAATGCTCATTCGCATCGGCTCTTATCAAATGGGGAACGATAAAGAGCTTGATGAAGCGATTAGGAAAAAGGCTTTAATGGAGCAATTTTTAGCGCAAGATGAAAACGCTTTACAGCCTTTTGAAACAAGCTTTCAGCAATTAGAAGAAATCTTAAGATAAAAGGAATATCATGGAATCACAGCTCATGAAACTCGCCATTGAGACTTATAAAATCACTTTGATGATTTCTTTACCGGTATTACTAGCGGGCTTAGTGGTGGGGCTATTAGTCAGTATTTTTCAAGCGACCACTCAAATCAATGAAATGACTTTGTCTTTTGTGCCTAAGATTTTAGCCGTGATTGGGGTGCTGATTTTAACCATGCCGTGGATGACTAACATGCTTTTAGACTACACCAAAACCTTAATCAAGCTCATTCCTAAAATTATAGGCTAGCAAATGCTAGAAAAAACCATTGATTTTTCTCGTTACAGCAGCGTGAAAATCGGCACGCCTTTAAAAGTGAGCGTTTTAGAGAACGATAATGAAATTTCTCAAGAACACCAGATCATAGGCCTAGCGAACAACCTTTTAATCGCTCCTAGCGCGAAAAATCTCGCCCTTTTAGGCCTAAACTACGATTATATTTGCGATCAAGGCGAATGCGTTGAAATAGGAGGAGCGGCCAACTCGTCTAAAATTTTTAATTATTTTAGAGCGAATGATTTAGGGGGTTTGGAGTTTTTAGGGCAATTGCCTGGCACTTTAGGGGCATTAGTTAAAATGAATGCCGGCATGAAAGAATTTGAAATCAAAAACGTTTTAGAAAGCGCTTGCATTAATGGCGAATGGCTAGGGAGTGAAGCTTTGGGGTTAGATTATCGCAGCAGCAAATTCAATGGCGTTGTTTTAAGGGCTAGGTTTAAAAAAACGCATGGTTTTAGACAAGAAGTTTTAAAAGCGTGTCAAAGCATGCGAAAAAGCCACCCCAAATTGCCTAATTTTGGGAGCTGTTTCAAAAACCCGCCTAACGATCATGCGGGCAGGCTTTTAGAGGGCGTGGGCTTAAGGGGTTATTGTCTAAAAAGGGTGGGCTTTGCCAAAGAGCATGCGAATTTTTTGGTGAATTTGGGGGGTGCAGGATTTGAAGAAGCCCTAGATCTGATAGAACTCGCTAAAACTAGAGTGTTACAAGAATACGGCATTCATTTAGAAGAAGAAGTGAAGATTTTAAGGTAGGGTTGAAAAGCTTTATGTGGAATCAAGCTTATCCCTATTGATGAGAACAGAGCCTTATTATTATTTAGTCCTATCATGATCCAAACCCCCAACGACAAGTAATCCTTTTTCTTTGGGCGTCAAATTGGGGGCTAAAAAGGTTTTTACTCTCTATTTCATCTTTAGTGCGAATGCCCACCAAAGGCAAAAGAGAATGGATTAAATCATCGCTCATGAAAGGTTTGTTTAAAGCGTTTTTAATCAATTTGACTTTCTTGGGGTGTTTTTCTTTAAAAATACCGCTCACATAAATCATAAAAGGGATTTCTAATCCCGCTTTAGAACAGCTATGCCCATAAGTGGAGCCGCTTTCAAAAATATCTTGTGCATGGTCGCTCAAATAAAACACAATAGCGTCTTTATCTTTAAAGAGGTTAAAAAT
This DNA window, taken from Helicobacter pylori, encodes the following:
- a CDS encoding CpaF/VirB11 family protein, which gives rise to METLQTHRVLQALIGHFTPFLESGITELIINTEQELWLYKINNTREKRGHVLFDKAFLLRFCEQLASFRGLFFDEEHPTLNCSIPFTRYRVSANHFSITTNNQITLNIRVPRLKPLSLDDFTFKASDPKGLKDLALKGHNILISGETSSGKTSLLNALLDCVNKDERVVSVEDSQELDLKAFSNCVGLLVGKQENTRFNYEDALNMAMRLNPDRLIVGEIDTRNAALFLRLGNTGHKGMLSTIHANSAQNTLEALSLNLSMRYTHSLDKDLMRAYFKSAIDVIVHVNRINNERQIAEVLWTKELKCP
- the fliI gene encoding flagellar protein export ATPase FliI yields the protein MPLKSLKNRLNQHFDLSPRYGSVKKIMPNIVYADGFNPSVGDVVKIEKSDGAECVGMVVVAEKEQFGFTPFNFIEGARAGDKVLFLKEGLNFPVGRNLLGRVLNPLGQVIDNKGTLDYERLAPVITTPIAPLKRGLIDEVFSVGVKSIDGLLTCGKGQKLGIFAGSGVGKSTLMGMITRGCLAPIKVIALIGERGREIPEFIEKNLKGDLSSCVLVVATSDDSPLMRKYGAFCAMSVAEYFKNQGLDVLFIMDSVTRFAMAQREIGLALGEPPTSKGYPPSALSLLPQLMERAGKEENKGSITAFFSVLVEGDDLSDPIADQARSILDGHIVLSRELTDYGIYPPINILNSASRVAKDIISESQNLYARKFRRLYALLKENEMLIRIGSYQMGNDKELDEAIRKKALMEQFLAQDENALQPFETSFQQLEEILR
- the fliQ gene encoding flagellar biosynthesis protein FliQ encodes the protein MESQLMKLAIETYKITLMISLPVLLAGLVVGLLVSIFQATTQINEMTLSFVPKILAVIGVLILTMPWMTNMLLDYTKTLIKLIPKIIG
- a CDS encoding UDP-N-acetylmuramate dehydrogenase; amino-acid sequence: MLEKTIDFSRYSSVKIGTPLKVSVLENDNEISQEHQIIGLANNLLIAPSAKNLALLGLNYDYICDQGECVEIGGAANSSKIFNYFRANDLGGLEFLGQLPGTLGALVKMNAGMKEFEIKNVLESACINGEWLGSEALGLDYRSSKFNGVVLRARFKKTHGFRQEVLKACQSMRKSHPKLPNFGSCFKNPPNDHAGRLLEGVGLRGYCLKRVGFAKEHANFLVNLGGAGFEEALDLIELAKTRVLQEYGIHLEEEVKILR